A segment of the Microbacterium luteolum genome:
GCCCGCACCGCTTCCGACCGCCCCGGAGGGCAAGGGGCAGAAGGACGCCGCGCCGGAAGGGGAGACCCGCCCGCGCCGCCGTGAGCGTGTGGAGGCGGAATCCGCCGTCCTCGAGATTGAGCCCGGAACGACGTCGGTTGAGCCCGGCGTCGAGGTGCCGCAGCCGACCTCGACCGGGGACGTGTGGCGCGCCGCCCGTGCCCGGCGCAAGGCGCTCCGCGCCGAGATCCGGCGGTTCACCCAGCGCTCGCGTCGGCGGAGGATCATCTGGCTCGGCAGCATCGGTGCCGTCCTCCTGCTCATCGGCGGGAGCGTCGCCGCCGCATACAGCCCGCTCTTCGCCGTCGAGAAGATCACCGTGGCCGGTACCACGACGCTCGACCCCGCGGTGATCGAGACCGCCCTCGCCGACCAGATCGGCACCCCACTGGCACTGGTCGACACGAGTGAGGTGAAGGCGGCGCTGCTCGCCTTCCCGCTCATCGAGACCTACGCGCTCGAGGCGAAGCCGCCGCACGATCTCACCGTGCGCATCGTCGAGCGCACACCGGTGGGCGTCATCCGATCCGATGCCGGATACACCCTGGTGGATGCGGCCGGTGTCGCACTCGCCACGACATCGGATCAGCCGGCGGGGCAGCCGATCATCGAGGTCGAGGGCGGCGTCGATTCGAAGGCGTTCGAGAGCGCGGGGCTCGTCGTGCGCGCGCTTCCCGCAGGCATCCGGAGCGCGCTCACCGGCGTGAGCGCCTCGACGGTCGATGACGTGACGCTGACGCTCAGCACCGGTCTCACGGTCGTGTGGGGGAGCGCGGAGGACTCCGGTCTCAAAGCGATCACACTCGCGAGCGCGATGAACGCGAACCTCTGGGCGACGTCGATCGACGTCACCTCGCCCAAGGTCGCCGTCGTCGGCTGACGGCTTTCGGCGGGAATGGCGCGACACGCCCGTGTCGCTGCGCTCCCGCGGGCATGCGGCGCTTACCTTCGATCTCAGGGAACGCAATACCGGGAAATACTTTACACCTCTAGTTGAGGTTTAAGGTTCAACCCCCGCACTCTCTCGACAACGAACGCAAGGCTCGACTAATCGGAGGCCGGCCATGAGCCAGAACCAGAACTACCTCGCCGTGATCAAGGTCGTCGGCGTCGGCGGTGGCGGCGTCAACGCCGTGAACCGCATGATCGACCTCGGCCTTCGCGGAGTCGAGTTCATCGCTGTGAACACCGACGCGCAGGCGCTGCTGATGAGCGACGCCGACGTCAAGCTCGACGTGGGCCGTGAGCTCACCCGCGGTCTCGGCGCCGGCGCCGACCCCGAGGTGGGACGACGCGCCGCCGAGGACCACGCCGAGGAGATCGAGCAGGCGCTGACCGGGGCCGACATGGTCTTCGTGACGGCCGGCGAGGGCGGTGGCACCGGAACCGGTGGCGCTCCGGTCGTCGCGCGCATCGCGAAGTCGATCGGCGCC
Coding sequences within it:
- a CDS encoding FtsQ-type POTRA domain-containing protein, giving the protein MRRPAPLPTAPEGKGQKDAAPEGETRPRRRERVEAESAVLEIEPGTTSVEPGVEVPQPTSTGDVWRAARARRKALRAEIRRFTQRSRRRRIIWLGSIGAVLLLIGGSVAAAYSPLFAVEKITVAGTTTLDPAVIETALADQIGTPLALVDTSEVKAALLAFPLIETYALEAKPPHDLTVRIVERTPVGVIRSDAGYTLVDAAGVALATTSDQPAGQPIIEVEGGVDSKAFESAGLVVRALPAGIRSALTGVSASTVDDVTLTLSTGLTVVWGSAEDSGLKAITLASAMNANLWATSIDVTSPKVAVVG